A genomic window from Planctomycetia bacterium includes:
- a CDS encoding replication-associated recombination protein A, which produces MAIKRSEESGSLFAAAEAVNKQKAQPLAARMRPRTLAEFSGQRHFLGEGKLLRRLMKADRLGSVIFYGPPGTGKTTLARLLANETKCRFQQVNAVTAGVKELREILDTARDRLAADGHRTLLFVDEIHRFNKAQQDVLLPDVEDGGIVLVGATTQNPFFALTSALVSRSRVFEFKALSIEDIRDLLQRAAADNERGLGRYDVHLHADAVDFLAEVSDGDARRALSALEVGVLSCTERPVEFTRGLAEESIQKKAIEYDRDGDGHYDAASALIKSIRGSDPDAALYWLARMLEAGEEVRFLARRIVIAASEDIGNADPHALPLAVAAMQACEFVGLPECQLPLAQAVTYLACAPKSNAATLAIGEARRDVVEGRLIPVPVHLRDRHYGGAKRMGHGEGYQYAHDAEGGVAAQDYLGVEKTYYRPVPRGFEAELAKRLEAIRARLREARSTAEEGAK; this is translated from the coding sequence ATGGCAATCAAACGAAGCGAAGAGTCCGGTTCGTTGTTCGCCGCCGCCGAGGCAGTCAATAAGCAGAAGGCTCAGCCGCTCGCCGCCCGGATGCGTCCGAGAACGCTGGCCGAGTTTTCCGGACAGCGGCACTTTCTCGGAGAAGGAAAGTTGCTCCGCCGCTTAATGAAGGCCGATCGACTCGGCTCGGTGATCTTCTACGGTCCGCCGGGGACCGGTAAGACCACGCTCGCACGACTGCTTGCCAACGAGACGAAGTGCCGCTTTCAGCAAGTCAACGCGGTGACGGCCGGCGTGAAAGAGTTGCGCGAGATATTAGACACGGCACGCGACCGCCTGGCCGCCGATGGACATCGGACGTTGCTGTTCGTCGATGAAATCCATCGCTTCAATAAGGCTCAACAAGACGTACTGCTGCCGGACGTCGAGGATGGGGGGATCGTGCTCGTCGGAGCGACGACGCAAAATCCGTTCTTTGCGCTGACGAGCGCGCTGGTCAGCCGCAGTCGGGTTTTTGAGTTCAAAGCGCTTTCCATCGAAGACATTCGCGACTTGCTCCAGCGTGCCGCGGCCGACAACGAGCGAGGGCTCGGCCGTTACGACGTGCATCTACATGCCGACGCGGTCGACTTTCTCGCCGAGGTGAGCGACGGCGATGCGCGGCGAGCGCTATCGGCGCTTGAGGTCGGCGTGCTCTCTTGCACGGAGCGGCCCGTCGAGTTTACGCGGGGGCTTGCCGAGGAGTCGATTCAAAAGAAGGCTATCGAATACGACCGCGACGGTGATGGACATTACGACGCCGCGAGCGCACTGATCAAAAGCATTCGCGGTAGCGATCCGGATGCCGCGCTCTACTGGCTCGCGCGCATGCTGGAAGCCGGGGAAGAGGTTCGGTTCCTCGCGCGGCGGATCGTGATCGCAGCGAGCGAAGACATCGGGAATGCCGATCCTCACGCCTTGCCGCTAGCGGTGGCTGCGATGCAGGCATGCGAGTTCGTCGGCCTGCCCGAGTGCCAATTGCCGCTCGCGCAAGCGGTGACATATCTGGCTTGCGCGCCGAAGTCGAACGCCGCGACGTTGGCGATCGGCGAAGCACGGCGCGATGTGGTCGAAGGGCGATTGATTCCGGTGCCGGTGCATTTGCGAGATCGGCATTACGGTGGTGCGAAACGGATGGGGCATGGCGAAGGGTATCAGTACGCTCACGACGCCGAAGGAGGCGTTGCCGCTCAAGACTATCTCGGAGTCGAGAAGACTTATTATCGCCCGGTGCCGCGCGGCTTCGAAGCGGAGCTAGCGAAGCGGTTGGAGGCGATTCGTGCCCGGCTGCGCGAAGCACGCTCGACCGCCGAAGAAGGTGCGAAGTGA
- a CDS encoding cupin, with protein sequence MPTFIPGPKIVEAAGNKPKRIEEYVGRINSGTASVSVARMVSPAGWVEPGQTPEFDEYTLVLKGTLHVKTREGEINVAAGQAIITHGGEWIQYSTPGAEGAEYVAVCLPAFSPGTVHRDP encoded by the coding sequence ATGCCGACATTTATCCCAGGGCCGAAGATCGTCGAGGCGGCCGGCAACAAGCCGAAACGGATCGAAGAATACGTCGGCCGCATCAACTCCGGAACCGCCAGTGTGAGCGTTGCTCGGATGGTGAGCCCTGCGGGTTGGGTCGAGCCGGGCCAGACCCCGGAGTTCGACGAGTACACGCTCGTACTCAAAGGAACTTTGCACGTGAAAACGCGCGAGGGAGAGATCAACGTCGCGGCCGGTCAAGCGATCATCACTCACGGCGGCGAGTGGATTCAGTACAGCACGCCGGGAGCCGAAGGCGCGGAGTACGTCGCCGTCTGCTTGCCCGCGTTCTCGCCGGGAACCGTTCACCGCGACCCCTAA
- a CDS encoding DEAD/DEAH box helicase, with protein MVAALDAAGYEEPTPIQAGLIPRALKGVDVLGQARTGTGKTASFVIPILEKLDAHHAHAHPQALALVPTRELAVQVKDEFEKLAKGRKAQILAIYGGKPIRQQVEKLKRGAEVVVGTPGRILDHMARGTLSFENIRLVVLDEADRMLDIGFRPDIEKILRKCPQSRQTLLLSATVPPPVEKLARRYMHEPESMNFSPTDVSADTIDQYYFTVDAEKKGELLMRLVKRENPRQSIIFCRTKRGTEKVQHSLQRKVPGSACIHGDLTQSARDRVMADFRAGKVQHLVATDVVGRGIDVSNISHIINYDVPAFCDDYVHRVGRTGRMGREGVAYTFVTPEEGGELTRIEIRIDKLLKRDEIEGFEATSKRQGMAPEAAAAAAAAGSTKYITNDTGMAAPPPAAAEGEGPAKPPAKKKYRRAL; from the coding sequence ATGGTTGCCGCGCTCGACGCCGCCGGATACGAAGAGCCGACACCGATTCAAGCCGGACTGATCCCGCGGGCGCTCAAGGGAGTCGACGTGCTCGGCCAAGCGCGGACGGGTACAGGCAAGACGGCGTCGTTCGTGATCCCGATTCTCGAGAAGCTCGACGCGCATCACGCCCACGCTCATCCGCAAGCCTTGGCCCTCGTGCCGACGCGCGAGCTCGCAGTGCAAGTGAAAGACGAATTCGAAAAGCTCGCCAAGGGACGCAAAGCGCAGATCCTCGCGATCTACGGCGGCAAACCGATTCGTCAACAGGTGGAGAAGTTGAAGCGGGGGGCCGAGGTCGTCGTCGGAACTCCAGGCCGGATCCTCGATCACATGGCTCGCGGAACGCTTAGCTTCGAGAATATCCGCTTGGTAGTGCTCGACGAAGCCGACCGGATGCTCGACATCGGTTTCCGACCTGACATCGAGAAGATTCTTCGCAAGTGTCCGCAATCGCGGCAGACGTTGTTGCTCAGCGCGACCGTGCCGCCGCCGGTCGAAAAACTAGCTCGCCGCTACATGCACGAGCCGGAGTCGATGAACTTTTCGCCGACGGATGTTTCGGCCGATACTATCGACCAGTATTACTTCACGGTCGACGCCGAAAAGAAGGGAGAGCTTCTCATGCGCTTGGTCAAGCGCGAGAACCCTCGCCAGTCGATCATCTTCTGCCGCACGAAACGGGGCACCGAGAAAGTGCAGCACAGTCTGCAAAGAAAAGTTCCCGGCTCGGCCTGCATTCACGGCGATCTCACGCAAAGCGCTCGCGATCGGGTCATGGCGGATTTCCGCGCCGGCAAAGTGCAGCATCTCGTAGCGACCGACGTCGTCGGACGCGGCATCGACGTCAGTAATATCTCGCATATCATCAACTACGACGTGCCGGCCTTCTGCGACGACTACGTGCATCGCGTCGGCCGAACCGGACGCATGGGCCGAGAAGGGGTGGCCTATACGTTCGTCACGCCGGAAGAGGGTGGCGAGCTGACTCGCATCGAAATCCGCATCGACAAGTTGCTCAAGCGCGACGAGATCGAAGGCTTCGAGGCGACCAGCAAACGGCAAGGGATGGCTCCGGAAGCCGCTGCGGCGGCCGCAGCTGCCGGCTCGACGAAATACATCACGAACGACACCGGCATGGCCGCTCCGCCGCCGGCTGCCGCCGAAGGAGAAGGCCCTGCGAAGCCGCCCGCGAAAAAGAAGTATCGTCGGGCATTGTAA
- a CDS encoding ketoacyl-ACP synthase III yields the protein MGVAIAATGASVPDQVVTNEDLRRTHGFDPDWIVQRTGIRERRYVAADEATSDLAVRAAAQCLERAGVAASEVDMLLVGTFTPDYLCPSTAALVQHKLGLRCGAVDLQAACAGFMYTLITGMQFIAAGTSKRCLVIGADCNSRILNPRDTKVYPLFGDGAGAVLLTPGTAEQGMLAYSLGADGGGCDFLIRRMGGSRIPYDAAADAESHFLHMDGKPVFKWAVRLVEENMRDVVRAADLSLEQLDLVLLHQANVRIIDGIADALGLAKSKVAIQLDRYGNTSAASIPLVLDECVRQGRVARGNHLLMSGFGAGLAWGTGVWKW from the coding sequence ATGGGTGTTGCGATTGCGGCTACCGGCGCATCGGTGCCCGATCAGGTCGTCACGAACGAAGACCTGCGGCGGACGCACGGCTTCGATCCCGATTGGATCGTGCAACGGACGGGGATCCGCGAGCGTCGGTATGTCGCTGCCGACGAAGCAACGAGTGATCTGGCCGTGCGCGCCGCGGCGCAATGCTTAGAGCGGGCAGGCGTGGCCGCGAGCGAGGTCGACATGCTGTTGGTCGGCACGTTCACGCCCGACTATCTTTGCCCCTCGACTGCCGCGCTCGTGCAACACAAGCTCGGGCTGCGGTGCGGAGCCGTCGACCTGCAAGCGGCGTGTGCGGGCTTCATGTATACGCTGATCACCGGCATGCAATTCATCGCCGCGGGAACGAGCAAGCGTTGTCTGGTCATCGGTGCCGATTGTAATTCGCGAATCCTGAACCCTCGCGATACGAAAGTGTATCCGCTCTTCGGCGATGGTGCGGGAGCCGTGCTGCTTACTCCCGGCACGGCGGAGCAGGGGATGCTCGCCTATTCGCTCGGGGCCGACGGCGGCGGTTGTGACTTTCTCATCCGACGGATGGGAGGTTCCCGAATTCCCTACGATGCCGCTGCGGATGCAGAGAGCCATTTCCTGCACATGGACGGCAAGCCGGTCTTCAAATGGGCCGTGCGATTGGTCGAAGAAAACATGCGCGACGTCGTTCGCGCGGCCGACCTATCGCTCGAGCAACTCGATCTCGTGCTGCTGCATCAGGCCAACGTGCGCATCATCGACGGCATCGCCGACGCGCTTGGCTTGGCGAAATCGAAAGTCGCGATCCAACTCGACCGCTACGGCAATACCTCGGCCGCGAGTATTCCGCTGGTCCTCGATGAATGCGTGCGGCAAGGGCGCGTAGCACGGGGCAACCATTTGCTGATGAGCGGCTTCGGTGCGGGATTGGCCTGGGGAACCGGTGTTTGGAAGTGGTAA
- a CDS encoding LysM peptidoglycan-binding domain-containing protein, with amino-acid sequence MQFIKTICVVVVLGALAYGAYTTLTGKPKVEPPVETVNWDSPPRIELPGGGELKLDSNVALPTGPAGGAAPKYGTSTEASGTARIAPGGPLTGPALTPTAANPPAAAPAGTAAAVVPASYPSTNAVPGPFDGGGAVHLVSAPSISGAATPAASHGMPNALQPSSATPTLTTTNPAESIAKGQAFLAQNNYLQALDEFSKCFDHAALSPEDARRVQELLDQLAGTVIYSREHLIEPAYVVAQGESLQAIAEKHQVPMGLLAKINGITDPLYLPAGTQLKMVKGPFDAVVDKGHQRLSLFVDGMYAGSFPAGVAQDLPEGNCVVDKVAKNAVAPSGASSPAISLSGGIVMAGTNEVGAPGSGLVALSARDADDLCDILSVGSKVVVRK; translated from the coding sequence ATGCAGTTCATCAAAACGATTTGTGTCGTCGTCGTATTAGGGGCCTTAGCCTACGGCGCTTATACCACGCTCACCGGTAAGCCGAAGGTCGAGCCGCCGGTCGAGACGGTCAATTGGGATAGCCCACCGCGCATCGAACTTCCCGGCGGCGGCGAGCTGAAGCTGGATAGCAACGTCGCCTTGCCTACGGGGCCCGCAGGAGGCGCGGCACCGAAATACGGTACGTCGACCGAAGCTTCGGGCACCGCACGCATCGCTCCGGGCGGCCCTCTCACCGGCCCCGCTCTAACACCAACGGCAGCGAATCCACCTGCCGCCGCTCCCGCCGGAACTGCGGCGGCTGTTGTGCCGGCTTCTTATCCATCGACCAATGCCGTGCCTGGGCCGTTCGACGGTGGTGGAGCGGTGCATTTGGTTTCCGCTCCCTCTATCTCTGGCGCTGCAACGCCGGCCGCTTCGCACGGCATGCCGAACGCCCTGCAGCCGTCGAGCGCAACGCCGACCCTAACTACTACGAATCCCGCGGAGTCGATCGCGAAGGGGCAAGCGTTCCTCGCCCAAAACAATTATCTGCAAGCGCTCGATGAGTTCAGCAAGTGCTTCGATCATGCCGCTTTGTCGCCCGAAGATGCGCGCCGCGTGCAAGAGTTGCTCGATCAATTGGCGGGCACAGTTATCTATTCCCGCGAGCATCTGATCGAGCCGGCTTACGTCGTCGCTCAAGGAGAATCGCTGCAAGCGATCGCCGAAAAACATCAAGTGCCGATGGGATTGTTGGCGAAGATCAACGGCATCACCGATCCGTTGTATTTACCGGCCGGCACCCAATTGAAAATGGTCAAAGGACCGTTCGACGCCGTGGTCGATAAAGGTCATCAACGTCTTTCGTTGTTCGTCGACGGTATGTATGCGGGGAGCTTTCCGGCCGGCGTTGCTCAGGACCTGCCCGAAGGAAATTGCGTCGTCGATAAGGTCGCCAAGAACGCCGTCGCCCCGTCCGGAGCGAGTAGCCCTGCGATTAGTTTGAGCGGCGGCATCGTGATGGCCGGCACGAACGAAGTAGGAGCACCCGGGAGCGGTCTCGTCGCGCTTTCCGCGCGCGATGCCGACGATCTATGCGATATTCTTTCCGTCGGCTCGAAGGTCGTAGTCCGAAAGTAG
- a CDS encoding Gfo/Idh/MocA family oxidoreductase yields the protein MSPVRIGIIGSGAVSDYHHVPGIRLDSRAKLVAACDADPALLERRKSEWGITKVTTDALALCADPEVDAVVIATPNFTHKEIAVAAAKHGKHIMCEKPLGLNGGEVREMYEAARDNKVVHMTAFTYRFAPSMRYMKHLVSTGALGEPRHFRSQRFLDWPETSWGWRQYKDKAGAGDLFDMTIHRIDFAADLLGPIARICGSIARFTPRDRTVDGKPCAPSEVDDWSALIGDFKSGAVGVWEGTTLAKGYHLDGFGHEWAEINGSEGSAVYRMHEPNVILLGKTGSDLKPVEVPAEFLKPAGSPRDPGQGKPATVFRYDLMWEFVSAIVEGRQAVPSFYDGLNAQLVADACLESHRDRRWIDTPEAAK from the coding sequence ATGTCTCCCGTTCGAATCGGCATCATCGGCTCCGGCGCAGTCAGCGACTATCATCACGTACCCGGGATTCGCCTCGACTCGCGCGCAAAGCTCGTAGCGGCATGCGATGCGGATCCTGCGTTGCTCGAGCGCCGTAAAAGCGAGTGGGGCATTACGAAAGTCACGACCGACGCTCTGGCGTTGTGCGCCGACCCGGAAGTGGATGCCGTCGTCATCGCTACGCCGAACTTCACGCACAAGGAAATCGCCGTCGCCGCGGCTAAACACGGCAAGCACATCATGTGCGAGAAGCCGCTTGGTTTGAACGGCGGCGAAGTACGCGAGATGTATGAGGCCGCGCGGGATAACAAGGTGGTCCACATGACCGCCTTCACCTATCGCTTCGCTCCCTCGATGCGATACATGAAGCACCTCGTGTCGACCGGTGCGCTCGGCGAGCCTCGTCACTTTCGCTCGCAGCGCTTTCTCGATTGGCCGGAAACGAGTTGGGGTTGGCGGCAATACAAAGATAAAGCGGGCGCGGGGGATCTCTTCGATATGACGATCCACCGGATCGACTTCGCCGCCGATCTGCTCGGCCCGATCGCGCGCATCTGCGGCAGCATCGCTCGATTTACGCCGCGCGATCGGACGGTCGACGGTAAGCCTTGTGCGCCGTCCGAGGTCGACGATTGGTCGGCCCTGATCGGCGACTTCAAGAGCGGAGCCGTCGGCGTGTGGGAAGGAACGACTCTCGCCAAGGGGTACCATCTCGACGGCTTCGGCCACGAATGGGCCGAGATCAACGGCTCGGAAGGATCGGCCGTATATCGAATGCACGAGCCGAACGTGATTCTGCTCGGCAAGACCGGCAGCGACTTGAAGCCGGTCGAAGTGCCGGCGGAATTTTTGAAGCCGGCCGGCAGCCCACGCGACCCCGGCCAAGGCAAGCCGGCGACGGTGTTCCGCTACGATTTGATGTGGGAATTCGTTTCGGCGATCGTCGAAGGGCGCCAAGCGGTGCCGAGTTTTTACGATGGCTTAAATGCTCAACTCGTCGCCGATGCCTGCCTCGAATCGCATCGCGATCGCCGCTGGATCGATACGCCGGAAGCCGCGAAGTAA
- a CDS encoding HEAT repeat domain-containing protein: protein MNNDELNRMWDELLIDVARYGELDAERRAAIGETLRETELDDALAVDEFLAATRPAADGSEQLLALFLQHSVQPWLLRDEAHALLPTSVRKLVDWYRAAGCETIVRFPILRTLAIDGYAPALASLADLVVEAPPTDERQATMALVPLFQPRTEKLPGAAALFPKLLDAVGRPTLAPIVLDLGNFLTRRRVLPEHPAKGRVGELAHLLGELAKRLGRIEEQPREYAATPQELSKIVNDAVTLMVSLCDALALCGDASATAKLRQVLDLKHRHMQTEAAAALARLGDEEGLERLKTLAKEPVVRTRVLYYLEELRATEKVDAALRSPEARAEGDLAAWMAQPTRFGVAPDTLELIDRLTQYWPGYVDRVECFLFVYEYQRGQNTVAGVGLVGPTTNALQIDLQDLPAPDIYALYAGLDSEHAEIYETPIGELSPDQEQAWGQVGRALEAQGYADLELSIWGHFFEEQHAVATASHGGRRGVIVVADDHSEWFSLPTTRGFGPREAYAIFKGRKLLKTFNKEAE from the coding sequence ATGAATAACGACGAACTCAATCGGATGTGGGACGAACTTTTAATCGACGTTGCGCGCTACGGCGAGCTCGATGCCGAGCGCCGCGCAGCGATCGGCGAAACGCTGCGCGAAACGGAACTCGACGACGCCCTCGCAGTCGATGAATTTCTAGCCGCCACGAGGCCTGCGGCCGACGGCAGCGAACAGCTTTTAGCCCTATTTTTACAGCATTCCGTGCAACCTTGGCTGCTGCGTGATGAAGCCCATGCGCTATTGCCCACCTCGGTGCGTAAGCTCGTCGATTGGTATCGCGCTGCGGGCTGTGAAACGATCGTTAGATTTCCGATCTTGCGAACCCTGGCGATCGACGGCTATGCACCCGCGCTGGCCTCGCTCGCCGACCTCGTCGTGGAAGCTCCGCCGACCGATGAACGACAAGCCACGATGGCGCTCGTTCCCCTCTTCCAACCTCGTACGGAAAAACTTCCGGGAGCCGCCGCACTCTTCCCGAAATTATTGGACGCCGTCGGCCGGCCGACGCTCGCGCCGATCGTTCTTGACCTCGGGAACTTCCTAACTCGGCGGCGTGTGTTGCCCGAGCATCCGGCCAAGGGGCGCGTCGGCGAGTTGGCGCACTTGCTCGGCGAACTGGCGAAGCGACTCGGGCGGATCGAAGAGCAGCCGCGTGAGTATGCCGCGACGCCGCAAGAGCTCAGTAAGATCGTCAACGACGCCGTGACGCTGATGGTCTCGCTGTGCGATGCCCTGGCCCTTTGCGGCGATGCCTCGGCAACCGCTAAACTACGACAAGTTCTCGACTTAAAGCATCGCCACATGCAGACGGAGGCGGCTGCCGCACTCGCTCGATTGGGCGACGAAGAGGGGCTCGAACGACTCAAGACGCTCGCGAAAGAGCCTGTCGTCCGGACGCGCGTGCTCTATTACTTGGAAGAACTTCGCGCAACGGAAAAGGTCGACGCCGCACTCCGGTCGCCCGAGGCCCGTGCCGAGGGAGACTTGGCGGCCTGGATGGCGCAGCCGACGCGGTTCGGAGTCGCTCCCGACACGTTGGAACTGATCGATCGCCTGACGCAATACTGGCCGGGCTACGTCGACCGAGTCGAATGCTTTTTGTTCGTGTATGAATATCAGCGAGGCCAGAACACCGTGGCCGGCGTCGGCTTGGTAGGTCCGACGACCAATGCCTTGCAAATCGACTTACAGGATTTGCCGGCACCCGACATTTATGCCCTGTACGCCGGCCTCGATTCGGAGCACGCCGAGATTTACGAAACTCCGATCGGAGAGCTATCTCCCGACCAAGAACAGGCCTGGGGGCAAGTCGGCCGTGCGCTCGAAGCGCAAGGATACGCCGATCTCGAACTTTCGATCTGGGGGCACTTCTTCGAGGAGCAGCATGCCGTGGCGACGGCTTCGCACGGCGGACGGCGCGGCGTGATCGTCGTCGCCGACGACCATAGCGAATGGTTCTCTCTCCCGACGACCCGCGGCTTCGGGCCTCGCGAAGCTTACGCGATCTTCAAAGGGCGAAAGCTGTTGAAGACGTTTAATAAAGAGGCGGAATAA
- a CDS encoding inositol-3-phosphate synthase: MARNRIGIWFIGAKGGVASTAIVGLLALKKGLTQTTALVSALPQFQTLDLIDWKDLVIGGHEIRDLKSYEEAMRMCTESRAIDGELIGKLKGELEKLDKVIRPGTVANCGSTIEGLASPTVKATSKETPRETIARIQADLKKFAEENKLAHVIVINVASTEPPVDPAQFPTKWSELDKLIDKPKKCVLPASSLYAIATLDLGYSHLNFTPSLGTNLPAIDELARERGSRHMGYDGKTGETLLKSTLAPMFARRNLNVMSWVGHNIFGNMDGKVLDDPSNKKAKVTSKDRLLGKILGYPPQTLVSIEYIASMGDWKTAWDHVHFKGFLGTPMTFQFIWQGCDSLLAAPLVIDLVRFTERAWRNGDTGILTFLSSFFKSPMGSDEHDFTVAFQLLETWARETVAKK, translated from the coding sequence ATGGCTCGCAATCGTATCGGCATTTGGTTCATCGGCGCTAAGGGTGGGGTCGCTTCGACGGCCATCGTCGGCTTGCTGGCCCTCAAGAAGGGACTGACTCAAACCACGGCTCTCGTCAGCGCGCTGCCGCAGTTTCAAACGCTCGACCTGATCGATTGGAAAGATCTCGTCATCGGCGGTCATGAGATTCGCGATCTCAAGAGTTACGAAGAAGCGATGCGGATGTGTACCGAGAGCCGCGCGATCGACGGCGAACTCATCGGCAAGCTCAAGGGGGAACTCGAGAAGCTCGACAAGGTGATCCGGCCGGGTACCGTGGCGAATTGCGGTTCGACGATCGAAGGGCTCGCCTCACCGACGGTGAAAGCAACGAGCAAAGAAACGCCGCGAGAAACGATTGCGAGAATCCAGGCCGATCTGAAAAAATTCGCCGAAGAGAACAAACTGGCGCATGTGATCGTGATTAACGTCGCCTCGACCGAACCGCCGGTCGACCCAGCGCAGTTCCCGACGAAGTGGAGCGAACTCGACAAGCTGATCGACAAGCCGAAGAAGTGCGTGCTGCCGGCCAGCTCGCTCTACGCGATCGCCACGCTCGACCTCGGCTACTCGCACCTGAACTTCACGCCGTCGCTCGGCACCAATCTGCCGGCGATCGACGAACTGGCTCGGGAACGTGGCAGCCGCCACATGGGATACGACGGCAAGACCGGCGAGACGCTGCTGAAGAGCACCCTCGCCCCGATGTTCGCCCGCCGCAATTTGAACGTCATGAGTTGGGTCGGTCACAACATCTTCGGCAACATGGACGGCAAAGTTCTCGACGACCCTTCGAACAAGAAAGCCAAGGTCACGAGCAAAGATCGGTTGCTCGGCAAGATTCTCGGATACCCACCGCAGACGCTCGTCTCGATCGAGTACATCGCGAGCATGGGAGATTGGAAAACCGCGTGGGATCACGTCCACTTCAAAGGTTTTCTCGGCACGCCGATGACGTTTCAATTCATCTGGCAAGGCTGCGACTCGCTACTCGCCGCGCCGCTCGTGATCGACTTGGTCCGCTTCACCGAACGTGCTTGGCGCAACGGCGACACCGGCATCCTCACGTTTCTCTCGAGCTTCTTCAAGAGCCCGATGGGGAGCGACGAACACGACTTTACGGTGGCGTTTCAATTACTCGAAACTTGGGCGCGCGAGACGGTTGCGAAGAAGTAG
- the pyrE gene encoding orotate phosphoribosyltransferase translates to MYDRSALHALIETKALKRGDFTLASGKKSSYFLNCKQVTLDAQGAKLIGEGILEMLVGDGPLPVAVGGMAIGADPITASVVVVAGYQNLPMLGFLVRKETKDHGATANKFIEGPVAAGDEVVIVEDVVTTGGSSILAIDRCLAYGLKVRGVIAIVDRMEGGTEAFAARGYWCKSLFTIRDFGIEPPK, encoded by the coding sequence ATGTACGACCGCTCCGCGCTCCACGCTCTCATCGAAACCAAAGCTCTCAAGCGAGGCGATTTCACGCTCGCGTCCGGCAAGAAGTCGAGCTACTTCCTGAATTGCAAGCAGGTCACGCTCGATGCGCAAGGGGCGAAGCTGATCGGCGAAGGGATCTTGGAGATGCTCGTCGGCGATGGGCCGCTTCCGGTGGCGGTCGGTGGGATGGCGATCGGCGCCGATCCGATCACCGCGTCGGTCGTCGTGGTCGCCGGTTATCAAAACCTGCCGATGCTCGGCTTCCTAGTTCGCAAAGAGACGAAGGATCACGGCGCGACGGCGAATAAGTTCATCGAAGGCCCGGTCGCAGCCGGCGACGAAGTCGTGATCGTCGAAGACGTCGTCACGACCGGCGGCTCGTCGATCTTGGCGATCGATCGTTGTCTCGCGTATGGCCTTAAGGTGCGCGGCGTGATCGCGATCGTCGATCGCATGGAAGGGGGCACCGAAGCCTTCGCAGCGCGAGGGTATTGGTGCAAGAGCTTGTTTACCATTCGCGACTTCGGGATCGAGCCGCCGAAATAG